Proteins from a genomic interval of Amycolatopsis sp. cg13:
- a CDS encoding dihydrofolate reductase family protein has translation MTRKLAYGMNLTLDGYIAAPGDDIGWSGPSDELFQWWLDRELANSLSLYGRKLWETMSSYWPTGDQQPNATPAQVEFARNWRDTPKVVFSSTVGKVGWNTRLATGDAVGEITRLKAEDGGPMSIGGATLAGVAMRAGLVDEYVVVTHPVLVGGGTPFFTALDRWVKLNLVETRTFPGGVVLSRYETRR, from the coding sequence ATGACACGGAAACTGGCCTACGGCATGAACCTGACCCTGGACGGCTACATCGCCGCGCCCGGGGACGACATCGGGTGGAGCGGGCCGAGCGACGAGTTGTTCCAGTGGTGGCTCGACCGGGAACTCGCCAACAGCCTGTCGTTGTACGGGCGCAAGCTGTGGGAGACGATGAGTTCCTACTGGCCGACCGGCGACCAGCAGCCGAACGCCACCCCGGCGCAGGTCGAGTTCGCGCGGAACTGGCGGGACACGCCGAAGGTGGTGTTCTCCTCGACGGTCGGCAAGGTCGGCTGGAACACGCGGCTGGCGACCGGCGACGCGGTCGGCGAGATCACCCGGCTCAAGGCCGAGGACGGCGGTCCGATGAGCATCGGCGGTGCGACGCTCGCCGGGGTCGCCATGCGGGCCGGGCTGGTCGACGAGTACGTCGTGGTCACCCATCCGGTTCTGGTGGGCGGCGGCACGCCGTTCTTCACCGCGCTGGACCGCTGGGTGAAGCTGAATCTGGTGGAGACGCGGACGTTTCCCGGCGGTGTCGTGCTGAGCCGCTACGAGACGAGGCGGTAA
- a CDS encoding DUF1028 domain-containing protein has protein sequence MTYSIVARDPVTGQLGVGAQTHFFGVGTLLPWAEAGVGAVATQAFVNVDYGPRGLELLRAGVPAPSTVDLLVAEDPDSAYRQLGIVDARGSVGTHTGESCAPHAGSARGHQVTVQGNMLAAPDVCQAALKAFETADGDLADRILAGLQAADGAGGDVRGSQSAALLVVSGRRGPTPWNEVVVDLRVDDHPDPLAELVRLLPRSRAFGEVGGVMFARGLTLGPFDGVSPGELDERLSALASAAEVIGPDNREADFWRAVLLARAGRHREAADLFAEVVAFRPALLGFAKGLAPLGFLDDEALAAITADIEEPA, from the coding sequence GTGACGTACTCGATCGTCGCGCGCGATCCGGTCACCGGACAGCTTGGCGTCGGCGCCCAGACCCACTTCTTCGGCGTCGGCACGCTGCTGCCCTGGGCCGAGGCGGGCGTCGGCGCGGTGGCCACCCAGGCGTTCGTCAACGTCGACTACGGGCCGCGCGGCTTGGAGCTGTTGCGGGCGGGCGTACCCGCACCGTCCACTGTGGACCTGCTGGTCGCCGAGGACCCGGATTCCGCGTACCGCCAGCTGGGAATCGTCGACGCGCGGGGTTCGGTGGGTACGCACACCGGCGAGTCGTGCGCCCCGCACGCCGGTTCCGCGCGCGGGCATCAGGTGACGGTGCAAGGGAACATGCTGGCCGCCCCGGACGTGTGCCAGGCCGCGCTCAAGGCCTTCGAGACCGCGGACGGCGACCTCGCCGACCGCATCCTCGCCGGGCTGCAGGCCGCGGACGGCGCCGGGGGAGACGTGCGCGGTTCGCAGTCGGCCGCGCTGCTGGTGGTGTCCGGCCGTCGTGGTCCGACGCCGTGGAACGAGGTCGTCGTCGATCTGCGCGTCGACGACCACCCGGACCCGCTCGCCGAACTGGTGCGGCTTCTCCCGCGTTCGCGGGCGTTCGGCGAGGTCGGCGGGGTGATGTTCGCGCGCGGCTTGACGCTCGGACCGTTCGACGGTGTCTCGCCGGGCGAGTTGGACGAACGGCTGAGCGCCCTCGCGTCGGCGGCGGAGGTCATCGGGCCGGACAACCGCGAGGCCGACTTCTGGCGCGCGGTCCTGCTCGCCCGCGCCGGACGGCACCGGGAGGCCGCCGACCTCTTCGCGGAGGTCGTGGCGTTCCGGCCCGCGTTGCTGGGGTTCGCGAAAGGGCTTGCCCCGCTGGGCTTTCTCGACGACGAGGCCCTCGCCGCGATCACCGCGGACATCGAGGAGCCAGCATGA
- a CDS encoding nuclear transport factor 2 family protein, translating into MSTDRERILEVHEGWYEANVGLVADRMLQYFPEGDGYHQFNLNGHTYHGVLDKHRLWVNAAKIGLSITAIKDTVGPDVQVFGDVALLTAEGTADVLAPGQQDPVPTPFRTTEFFRRDDGKGGPDWRIWHMHVSVQDPQMPKHGTE; encoded by the coding sequence ATGAGCACTGACCGCGAGCGGATCCTCGAAGTGCACGAAGGCTGGTACGAGGCGAACGTCGGCCTCGTCGCCGACCGGATGCTGCAGTATTTCCCGGAGGGCGACGGCTACCACCAGTTCAACCTCAACGGCCACACCTACCACGGCGTCCTCGACAAGCACCGGTTGTGGGTCAACGCCGCGAAAATCGGGCTGAGCATCACCGCGATCAAGGACACCGTCGGCCCGGACGTCCAGGTGTTCGGCGACGTCGCGCTGCTCACCGCCGAGGGAACCGCGGACGTGCTCGCCCCGGGCCAGCAGGACCCGGTCCCGACTCCGTTCCGCACCACCGAATTCTTCCGCCGCGACGACGGCAAGGGCGGCCCGGACTGGCGGATCTGGCACATGCACGTCAGCGTCCAGGACCCGCAGATGCCCAAGCACGGAACGGAATGA
- a CDS encoding hydantoinase/oxoprolinase N-terminal domain-containing protein encodes MSVVRVGLDAVSGRAAALDETSRIVASYRGTGSAARLLDALLAKVDAEAVDRVVAILPEPVPTGSRIGILRIGGATALPPLAGWPVEMSTALAGPVATVRGGHEYDGTASAPLDLPAVAEFARRCVGNVRAVAVSGVHGLENPDHEQQAATLLAEVLGPDVPVRKGSETEAIGLLERENTAVLDASLAEFTRTRIEELGTAVRKHNPKAELYLVRGDGTVLPELAAQRHATACLGAARAALLHGAARLAGVPAAVVVDATGSQTVVGTTHGGLLPESGAHREFGGIRIGWRLPRLTVLDREGSLPAAVARARYGHDDLPVVLIGDRPLPDAIRPPDADLAAAVGAATAEAAGSVDRIFWQGAGGREDSAARARQLARDAAIRAGADPRTLRETPVKEALMTYVPVPAARLQATAVGPILEPVAP; translated from the coding sequence ATGAGCGTGGTGCGAGTGGGGCTTGACGCGGTCTCCGGCCGAGCCGCGGCGTTGGACGAAACGAGCCGAATTGTGGCGTCCTATCGCGGAACCGGCTCGGCAGCGCGATTGCTCGACGCGCTCCTGGCGAAGGTCGATGCCGAAGCGGTCGACCGGGTCGTGGCGATCCTGCCGGAACCCGTGCCCACCGGATCTCGGATCGGGATCCTGCGGATCGGCGGCGCGACCGCGTTGCCGCCGCTGGCGGGCTGGCCAGTCGAAATGTCCACCGCGCTCGCGGGACCAGTCGCGACGGTCCGGGGCGGGCACGAATACGACGGCACGGCGTCGGCGCCCCTGGACCTCCCTGCGGTAGCCGAATTCGCCCGCCGGTGCGTGGGAAATGTCCGCGCGGTCGCGGTATCCGGAGTCCACGGGCTGGAAAACCCCGACCACGAACAGCAGGCCGCGACCCTGCTCGCCGAAGTGCTCGGCCCGGATGTCCCCGTGCGGAAAGGCAGCGAGACAGAAGCGATCGGCTTGCTGGAACGGGAAAACACCGCCGTACTCGACGCATCCCTGGCCGAGTTCACTCGCACCCGGATCGAGGAACTGGGCACCGCGGTCCGGAAACACAATCCGAAGGCCGAGCTGTATCTGGTGCGCGGCGACGGAACGGTGCTGCCCGAACTCGCCGCGCAGCGCCACGCCACGGCCTGCCTCGGGGCGGCCCGGGCGGCGTTGCTGCACGGTGCCGCCCGGCTGGCAGGAGTGCCCGCGGCTGTGGTGGTGGATGCGACCGGCAGCCAGACTGTCGTCGGGACGACGCACGGCGGTTTGCTTCCCGAATCGGGCGCACACCGGGAATTCGGCGGGATCCGGATCGGTTGGCGCCTCCCGCGCCTGACCGTGCTGGACCGCGAGGGTTCTCTCCCCGCAGCGGTCGCCCGCGCGCGGTACGGACACGACGATCTCCCGGTCGTACTCATCGGAGACCGGCCGCTGCCCGACGCGATTCGGCCGCCGGACGCCGATCTCGCGGCCGCGGTGGGGGCAGCGACCGCGGAAGCGGCGGGCTCGGTCGACCGGATCTTCTGGCAGGGCGCCGGCGGAAGGGAAGATTCGGCGGCCCGCGCCCGGCAGCTGGCCCGGGACGCCGCGATCCGCGCCGGCGCCGACCCCCGCACCCTGCGGGAAACCCCGGTGAAGGAGGCGCTGATGACCTACGTTCCGGTGCCGGCCGCGCGCCTGCAGGCGACCGCGGTGGGACCGATCCTCGAACCGGTGGCGCCATGA
- a CDS encoding DUF917 domain-containing protein — protein MEHVAESAIDDVVRGAVHFGSGGGGDPYLGQQLLVAAVRRHGPIPLVTAAELPPDALVLPVVSGGTPHTLVEKAHSTVEAETLRTAVEARAGRKCAAVLPIQLGSVNVAVPLAVAAELGLPCLDLDLMRRTLPSIDLTLLRLAGFSVSPITVVGGSGVVAEFSQGSDAVLGELVRAVLPPLGLVALISAYRVTAGDCARLGAVGSISECARIGAALAEPGYEPYLRACGGRLVCTGTVAEVLQHSSDGWPRGVVSLDTPEGFARIDFQNENLIVSREGTVLATVPDLIAVADADTSALTQTVDLAVGQEVHVLASPVDERWHTPEGHAAAGPRAFGYAVDPVRFDGSTSLAGAR, from the coding sequence ATGGAGCACGTCGCCGAGTCCGCGATCGACGACGTGGTGCGCGGCGCCGTGCACTTCGGGAGCGGAGGCGGCGGCGACCCGTACCTGGGGCAGCAGCTCCTGGTCGCGGCGGTCCGGCGGCACGGGCCGATCCCGCTCGTCACGGCGGCCGAACTGCCGCCGGACGCCCTCGTCCTCCCCGTGGTGTCCGGCGGAACCCCGCACACCCTCGTCGAGAAAGCGCACAGCACCGTCGAGGCGGAGACTCTCCGGACGGCGGTGGAAGCACGCGCCGGACGGAAGTGCGCGGCGGTCCTGCCGATCCAGCTCGGCAGCGTCAACGTGGCCGTCCCGCTGGCCGTAGCGGCCGAACTCGGGCTGCCGTGCCTCGACCTCGACCTGATGCGCCGCACCCTGCCGTCGATCGACCTGACCCTGCTGCGGCTGGCCGGGTTTTCCGTCTCGCCGATCACCGTCGTCGGCGGCTCCGGGGTGGTCGCCGAGTTCAGCCAAGGCTCCGACGCCGTGCTCGGCGAGCTGGTGCGGGCCGTGCTGCCGCCGCTGGGTCTCGTGGCGCTGATCAGCGCATATCGGGTGACCGCGGGAGACTGTGCGCGGCTCGGCGCCGTCGGGTCGATCAGCGAGTGCGCCCGGATCGGCGCTGCGCTCGCCGAACCCGGGTATGAGCCGTACCTGCGCGCCTGCGGCGGACGCCTGGTGTGCACCGGAACCGTCGCCGAAGTCCTGCAGCACTCCTCGGACGGCTGGCCGCGCGGCGTGGTTTCCCTCGACACCCCAGAGGGCTTCGCGCGGATCGACTTCCAGAACGAGAACCTGATCGTCAGCCGGGAAGGCACGGTGCTGGCCACGGTCCCGGACCTGATCGCCGTCGCGGACGCGGACACGAGCGCGCTGACGCAGACCGTCGACCTCGCTGTCGGCCAGGAAGTGCACGTGCTCGCCAGCCCGGTCGACGAGCGGTGGCACACGCCCGAAGGACACGCTGCGGCCGGGCCGCGCGCGTTCGGCTACGCCGTCGATCCGGTGCGATTCGACGGTTCGACATCCTTGGCCGGTGCCCGATGA
- a CDS encoding M20 family metallopeptidase, with protein sequence MNPAAAVQTARVTELAADLVRCDTQNPPGGERPVVEPLYTALRELGAEVEIFEPEPGRPSIVGRIGSGEGPTLLVNGHVDVVPVSEEDWSVPPFGGLVRDGLLYGRGACDMKGGIAAAIEGMRACRDAGIVPPADIVFHLVADEETGGRFGTEALVAAGLVHADAAVVPEPSELRVGVAERGSLMVEIVVRGRAGHGSDPAAGHSAVADAARIVSALHLADFGDKEHPLLGTPTANAGTIAGGTAVNIVAAECRVRIDRRVLPGQTRDEALATVTGLIDAAGKFDYDADVLAFAEGSELDPDHPFVAEVRRAAGDAPVRGLKLGTDARFLRNQLGIPTVVYGPGSMTVAHTADEYVPVADLTAAARAFARLYAGFRGVATS encoded by the coding sequence ATGAACCCCGCAGCCGCTGTCCAGACCGCGAGGGTGACCGAACTGGCCGCGGACCTGGTCCGGTGCGACACACAGAATCCGCCCGGCGGCGAGCGTCCGGTAGTCGAACCGCTGTATACGGCCCTGCGCGAACTGGGTGCGGAGGTGGAGATTTTCGAGCCCGAGCCGGGCCGCCCGTCGATCGTGGGTCGCATCGGCTCCGGCGAGGGCCCCACGCTGCTGGTCAACGGGCACGTGGACGTCGTGCCAGTGTCCGAAGAGGACTGGTCAGTGCCACCCTTCGGCGGCCTGGTCCGGGACGGGCTGCTCTACGGCCGGGGCGCCTGCGACATGAAAGGTGGAATCGCAGCGGCGATCGAGGGAATGCGCGCCTGCCGCGACGCCGGAATCGTGCCGCCCGCGGACATCGTCTTCCACCTCGTGGCCGACGAGGAGACCGGCGGCCGGTTCGGGACCGAGGCGCTGGTCGCGGCCGGGCTCGTGCACGCCGACGCGGCCGTCGTGCCCGAACCGAGCGAGCTGCGGGTCGGGGTGGCCGAACGCGGCTCGCTGATGGTCGAGATCGTGGTGCGCGGCCGGGCGGGACACGGCAGCGACCCGGCGGCCGGACACTCCGCGGTCGCCGACGCGGCACGGATCGTCTCCGCGCTCCACCTGGCCGATTTCGGCGACAAAGAGCACCCGCTCCTGGGCACCCCCACTGCCAACGCGGGAACCATCGCAGGCGGCACCGCCGTCAACATCGTGGCGGCCGAATGCCGGGTGCGGATCGACCGGCGCGTGCTGCCCGGCCAGACCCGGGACGAGGCACTGGCCACCGTGACCGGGCTGATCGACGCCGCGGGCAAGTTCGACTACGACGCGGACGTCCTCGCCTTCGCCGAAGGATCCGAACTGGACCCGGACCACCCGTTCGTCGCCGAGGTCCGCCGGGCGGCGGGCGACGCGCCGGTCCGCGGGCTGAAACTCGGCACGGACGCGCGGTTCCTCCGCAACCAGCTCGGCATCCCGACCGTCGTATACGGACCCGGATCGATGACCGTCGCGCACACCGCCGACGAGTACGTGCCGGTCGCCGATTTGACCGCCGCCGCTCGCGCTTTCGCCCGGCTGTACGCCGGTTTCCGGGGTGTCGCGACCTCATGA
- a CDS encoding RNA polymerase subunit sigma-70 translates to MTDARLGTDETTFIAAVRSGDPARFALVTERHRRELQVHCYRMLANYEDAQDLTQETFLRAWHKRESFEGRAALRTWLYRIATNACLDFLDKRTDRTPVLYPDSELPYLQPYPDPMLPEDPQESAVARETIELAFIVAVQHLPPRQRAVFILRDALGWPASKAASALELTVASVTSALQRARGTMREQLPGRRLDWRSPDELSDDERGVVKSYMDAHERNDIDGLMSLLRADLRFAMLPDPGTVTRTAKDAVDGWVSAGLFQRGYDDWRCIATMVNRMPAAALYLRTPGAPEHRLLNVAVLHIVDGKIAELTGFDVTGKPWLGLPPTL, encoded by the coding sequence ATGACCGACGCAAGACTGGGTACCGACGAGACCACGTTCATCGCGGCGGTCAGATCCGGCGACCCGGCGCGGTTCGCGCTCGTCACGGAGCGGCATCGGCGCGAGCTGCAGGTGCACTGCTACCGGATGCTCGCGAATTACGAGGACGCCCAGGACCTGACGCAGGAGACGTTCCTGCGGGCGTGGCACAAGCGAGAGTCGTTCGAAGGCCGCGCCGCGCTGCGGACCTGGCTGTACCGGATCGCGACCAACGCCTGCCTCGATTTCCTGGACAAGCGCACCGACCGCACGCCCGTGCTGTACCCCGATTCCGAGCTGCCGTACCTGCAGCCCTATCCCGACCCGATGCTGCCCGAGGACCCGCAGGAATCGGCGGTGGCGCGGGAGACGATCGAACTGGCGTTCATCGTCGCCGTCCAGCACCTGCCGCCGCGGCAACGAGCGGTGTTCATCCTGCGCGACGCCCTCGGTTGGCCCGCGTCGAAGGCCGCGAGTGCTCTCGAGCTGACCGTCGCATCGGTGACCAGCGCACTGCAACGGGCACGCGGCACGATGCGCGAGCAGTTGCCCGGCCGCCGCCTCGACTGGCGCAGCCCCGACGAGCTGTCGGACGACGAACGCGGCGTGGTTAAGTCCTATATGGACGCCCATGAACGCAACGACATCGACGGGCTGATGTCCTTGCTGCGCGCCGATTTGCGCTTCGCGATGCTGCCCGATCCGGGTACCGTGACCAGGACGGCCAAGGACGCGGTCGACGGCTGGGTCTCCGCCGGACTCTTCCAGCGCGGCTACGACGACTGGCGCTGCATCGCCACGATGGTCAACCGCATGCCCGCCGCGGCGCTGTACCTCCGGACTCCCGGTGCCCCGGAACACCGGCTGCTGAACGTCGCGGTCCTGCACATCGTCGACGGGAAGATCGCCGAGCTCACCGGATTCGACGTCACCGGCAAGCCCTGGCTGGGCCTGCCCCCGACACTGTGA
- a CDS encoding LLM class flavin-dependent oxidoreductase produces the protein MTRTSRSRLGVLLGSTTPPEQIGAQAAAAEAAGFGELWLPEDYFFLGGIAGAALALGATSRLPVGIGVVSSVVRHPALLAMEISTLARAYPGRLMPGIGHGVPAWTAQMGLTQRSPMSALRETLTAVRGLLGGETINEEGRFAAFREVAITHPVPEQVPLFTGVLGDKGLDLTGRLADGLLVSALAPVEYVRSARRKLDEAARAAGRDEHITITVLAAANVTRDPGQAAATREALKAVLAFYLAATGPGPLFGAVGANEQLADLLSRGGPEVVAAEMPDAWLDVFGVVGGQDTARERLKEYLDAGADNVAIATVVADGAEETLAAVGELTGEFTH, from the coding sequence ATGACCCGCACCTCTCGCAGCCGTCTGGGTGTGCTGCTCGGCAGCACCACTCCGCCGGAACAGATCGGCGCGCAGGCCGCCGCCGCGGAAGCCGCCGGGTTCGGGGAGTTGTGGTTGCCGGAGGACTACTTCTTCCTCGGCGGCATCGCGGGCGCCGCGCTGGCGCTCGGGGCGACGTCGCGGCTCCCGGTCGGCATCGGGGTCGTGTCGTCGGTCGTACGGCATCCGGCGTTGCTGGCCATGGAGATCAGCACGCTGGCCCGCGCTTACCCGGGCAGGCTGATGCCCGGGATCGGGCACGGCGTTCCCGCCTGGACTGCGCAGATGGGGCTCACTCAGCGGTCGCCGATGAGTGCCCTGCGCGAAACCCTCACCGCGGTCCGCGGGTTGCTGGGCGGCGAGACGATCAACGAAGAGGGCCGGTTCGCCGCGTTCCGCGAGGTCGCGATCACGCACCCCGTTCCGGAGCAGGTGCCGCTGTTCACCGGGGTGCTGGGGGACAAGGGGCTCGACCTGACCGGACGGCTGGCCGACGGTCTGCTGGTGAGCGCGCTCGCGCCGGTCGAATACGTGCGGAGCGCGCGGCGCAAGCTGGACGAGGCGGCGCGCGCGGCCGGTCGGGACGAGCACATCACGATCACGGTTCTCGCGGCGGCCAACGTCACGCGGGATCCCGGGCAGGCGGCCGCCACGAGGGAAGCGCTCAAGGCGGTTCTCGCCTTTTACCTTGCCGCGACTGGTCCGGGACCGTTGTTCGGCGCGGTCGGGGCCAACGAACAGCTCGCGGACCTGCTTTCGCGTGGCGGTCCGGAGGTGGTCGCGGCCGAGATGCCGGACGCCTGGCTCGACGTTTTCGGCGTCGTGGGCGGGCAGGACACCGCGCGGGAACGCCTCAAGGAATACCTCGACGCGGGGGCGGACAACGTCGCCATCGCGACCGTCGTCGCGGACGGCGCGGAAGAAACCCTTGCCGCAGTAGGCGAACTGACCGGCGAATTCACTCACTGA
- a CDS encoding alpha/beta fold hydrolase: MDRVSVEGRTGKLSVLCRKDDRPGVPLVLLHPINSAAVVWKDVAARLNRPVVAPDLRGHGNSGQTGPFTVEEGYVPDVLSVLDALGLDEVHLAGGSLGGTISVALAALHPGRVRSVATFGSTLGTGVPAEAIAAMVRELESEGTAGYFAGQVPQIVGRKHRDSARIREVMAEAVGTRPTTVVAEILYGAFGADIRHLAGKVAAPVLAVAGTEDPTCPPAMSRELAEATGGTAKVLEGTGHLPMLEETDQVADLLREHLATAEEGRP; this comes from the coding sequence TTGGACCGCGTCAGCGTCGAAGGACGGACCGGGAAGCTGTCGGTTCTGTGCAGGAAAGACGACCGGCCCGGCGTCCCGCTCGTGCTCCTCCATCCGATCAACTCCGCGGCGGTGGTCTGGAAAGACGTTGCCGCGCGGTTGAACCGGCCGGTCGTGGCGCCAGACCTGCGCGGGCACGGAAACTCCGGGCAGACCGGCCCGTTCACCGTCGAGGAAGGTTACGTTCCGGACGTCCTGTCGGTCCTCGACGCGCTCGGGCTGGACGAGGTGCATCTGGCCGGAGGATCTCTCGGCGGCACGATCAGCGTCGCGCTGGCGGCACTGCATCCCGGACGCGTGCGCAGCGTCGCGACGTTCGGTTCGACGCTGGGCACCGGGGTTCCGGCCGAGGCGATCGCCGCGATGGTGCGCGAGCTCGAGAGCGAGGGGACTGCGGGGTATTTCGCCGGTCAGGTCCCGCAGATCGTGGGCCGAAAGCACCGCGACTCGGCGCGCATCAGGGAAGTGATGGCGGAGGCCGTCGGCACCCGGCCGACAACGGTGGTCGCCGAGATCCTTTACGGAGCGTTCGGCGCGGACATCCGGCACCTGGCCGGAAAGGTTGCCGCTCCGGTGCTGGCGGTCGCTGGCACCGAGGATCCGACCTGCCCGCCCGCGATGTCGCGCGAACTGGCCGAAGCCACCGGCGGCACGGCGAAGGTGCTGGAGGGGACGGGTCACCTGCCGATGCTCGAGGAAACCGATCAGGTGGCCGACCTCCTCCGGGAACACCTCGCGACCGCCGAGGAAGGAAGGCCGTGA
- a CDS encoding helix-turn-helix domain-containing protein: MTVTLAQLLDLNLIEHYEVLAGESGLKRPVGAVVAGSAVHEISELAPRSVVVFGRDQLVLDDLVADLAIRLAGSTGLSGIVAARPHRPVPFATRRLADRLALPLIGVEDITPTGVITAFEPYVSAPEIAGLRVLGDASRRFQRPPADANALTSQLTATLGEPVALVDAEARFVAGDPEVHALLGRCADPALLADSRPVALTVGTDGELMLHPVQIDATGPAVCWIAVRRPRFAAGVLLEPVRRAMAIAALSFAVHVAGEAVRDEREHRRRSLLLSEILEQPGEPGRRTVERATALGWRLAGRHTAVQVQAADTPAALRMSALGTELEAQLAEHGIDARLVERGEGWLFWLTAEAADPGPLLDRLARTLAAVEAEHPGLRLCAGVGRAQTGAAGIGRSAEQARRAALLAHTSHRRAVVEHVDAGSARKLIAGWYGSAPLRGAAADLLAPLDEADPSGGLVRTLRCYLDFQSSAKAAGAALGVHRNTVMQRMERIAELLSVDLGDPDDRLAVHLATRASGVDWDESS, translated from the coding sequence ATGACAGTCACTCTCGCCCAGTTGCTGGACCTGAACCTGATCGAGCACTACGAGGTGCTCGCGGGCGAATCCGGGCTGAAGAGGCCCGTCGGGGCGGTCGTCGCGGGTTCCGCGGTGCACGAGATTTCCGAACTCGCCCCGCGCAGCGTCGTGGTGTTCGGCCGGGACCAGCTCGTCCTCGACGACCTAGTGGCGGATCTCGCGATCCGGCTGGCGGGCAGCACGGGCCTGTCCGGGATCGTCGCGGCCCGCCCGCACCGGCCGGTGCCCTTCGCCACCCGCAGGCTCGCTGACCGGCTGGCGTTGCCGCTCATCGGCGTCGAGGACATCACTCCCACCGGGGTGATCACCGCGTTCGAGCCCTACGTCAGCGCCCCGGAGATCGCGGGCCTGCGCGTGCTCGGCGACGCCTCGCGCCGCTTCCAGCGCCCGCCCGCCGACGCGAACGCGCTCACCTCGCAGCTCACGGCCACGCTCGGCGAACCGGTGGCGCTCGTCGATGCTGAAGCCCGTTTCGTGGCCGGCGATCCGGAGGTGCACGCGTTGCTCGGCAGGTGCGCCGACCCGGCGCTGCTGGCCGATTCGCGGCCGGTCGCCCTGACCGTCGGGACGGACGGCGAGCTGATGCTGCACCCGGTCCAGATCGACGCGACCGGGCCCGCGGTCTGCTGGATCGCGGTGCGGCGGCCCCGGTTCGCGGCCGGAGTGCTGCTCGAACCGGTCAGGCGCGCGATGGCGATCGCGGCACTGTCGTTCGCGGTGCACGTGGCCGGGGAGGCCGTCCGCGACGAACGGGAACACCGGCGCCGTTCGCTCCTGCTCAGCGAGATCCTCGAACAGCCCGGCGAACCGGGACGCCGCACCGTCGAACGGGCCACCGCGCTCGGCTGGCGGCTCGCCGGACGGCACACCGCGGTGCAGGTGCAGGCGGCGGACACCCCGGCCGCGCTCCGGATGTCCGCGCTGGGGACGGAATTGGAAGCACAGCTGGCCGAACACGGCATCGACGCGAGGCTCGTCGAACGCGGCGAGGGATGGCTGTTCTGGCTGACCGCCGAGGCCGCGGATCCCGGCCCGCTGCTCGACCGTCTCGCGAGGACGCTAGCCGCCGTCGAAGCGGAGCATCCGGGGCTGCGGCTGTGCGCGGGAGTAGGCCGCGCGCAGACAGGAGCGGCCGGCATCGGCCGCTCCGCCGAACAGGCCCGTCGCGCGGCCCTGCTCGCGCACACCTCGCACCGCCGGGCAGTGGTCGAGCACGTCGACGCCGGCAGCGCCCGGAAGCTGATCGCGGGCTGGTACGGATCCGCTCCGTTGCGCGGTGCGGCAGCCGACCTGCTCGCACCGCTCGACGAGGCAGACCCGTCCGGCGGCCTGGTCCGTACTTTGCGGTGCTACCTGGATTTCCAGTCGTCGGCGAAGGCCGCCGGAGCCGCTCTCGGCGTCCACCGCAACACCGTGATGCAGCGCATGGAAAGGATCGCTGAGCTGCTGTCCGTCGACCTCGGCGATCCGGACGACCGCCTGGCCGTGCACCTGGCCACGCGTGCCTCGGGCGTCGACTGGGACGAATCCAGCTGA